One part of the Panthera leo isolate Ple1 chromosome D4, P.leo_Ple1_pat1.1, whole genome shotgun sequence genome encodes these proteins:
- the ZNF367 gene encoding zinc finger protein 367: protein MIRGMEAPMADNPPQPPPVIFCHDSPKRVLVSVIRTTPIKPTCGGGGEPEPPPPLIPTSPGFSDFMVYPWRWGENAHNVTLSPGAAGGAASAALPAAAAAAEHPGLRGRSAPPPAASAAAASGGEDEEEASSPDSGHLKDGIRRGRPRADTVRDLINEGEHSSSRIRCNICNRVFPREKSLQAHKRTHTGERPYLCDYPDCGKAFVQSGQLKTHQRLHTGEKPFVCSENGCLSRFTHANRHCPKHPYARLKREEPTDALSKHQAVDNQAAAEWLAKYWETREQRAPTLKGKLVQKADQEQQDPLEYLQSDEEDDEKRGAQRRLQEQRERLHGALALIELANLTGAPLRQ, encoded by the exons ATGATCCGGGGCATGGAGGCGCCGATGGCGGACAacccgccgcagccgccgcccgTCATCTTCTGCCACGACTCCCCAAAGCGGGTGCTGGTGTCGGTCATCAGGACGACCCCGATCAAGCCCACATGCGGCGGCGGGGGGGAGCCGGAGCCGCCGCCGCCACTCATCCCCACCAGCCCCGGCTTCAGCGACTTCATGGTGTACCCGTGGCGCTGGGGCGAGAACGCGCACAACGTGACACTCAGCCCTGGGGCCGCGGGGGGCGCCGCCTCGGCCGCCTtgcctgccgccgccgccgccgccgagcaCCCGGGGCTTCGAGGCCGGAgcgcgcccccgcccgccgcctccgccgccgccgcctcgggaGGTGAGGACGAGGAGGAAGCGAGCAGCCCGGACAGCGGCCACCTCAAG GATGGAATCCGACGTGGTAGACCTAGAGCAGATACTGTCCGGGATTTAATAAATGAAGGAGAGCATTCATCCAGCAGAATCCGTTGTAACATCTGTAATAGGGTGTTTCCACGGGAGAAATCACTCCAGGCTCACAAAAGGACTCATACAG GTGAGAGGCCCTATCTGTGTGACTATCCAGACTGTGGAAAAGCCTTTGTTCAAAGCGGACAGCTCAAAACACATCAGCGTCTTCACACCGGAGAGAAACCTTTTGTTTGTTCAGAAAATG GCTGCCTAAGCAGATTCACCCATGCAAACCGCCACTGTCCGAAGCACCCTTATGCCAGGCTGAAACGGGAGGAGCCCACAGACGCTCTCAGTAAGCACCAGGCTGTGGACAACCAGGCTGCCGCCGAGTGGTTGGCGAA GTATTGGGAGACAAGAGAGCAGCGTGCCCCCACCTTGAAAGGGAAGCTCGTGCAGAAAGCTGATCAGGAGCAGCAGGACCCTCTGGAGTACCTTCAGTCTGACGAGGAGGACGACGAGAAGCGCGGTGCCCAGCGCCGGCTGCAAGAGCAGCGGGAGCGTCTGCACGGAGCCCTTGCTCTCATAGAGCTCGCCAACCTGACCGGGGCGCCGCTCCGCCAGTAG